In Centropristis striata isolate RG_2023a ecotype Rhode Island chromosome 8, C.striata_1.0, whole genome shotgun sequence, the genomic window CTTGAAAGAATTGTAAGAACAGCATGTGATGGATAAAAAAGTGCAAATCAGGGAGGGTAAGATGAGTGTGCCTTTCTCACAGTGTATCTGAATCTGTATACAGAATAATTAAGCTCACATGTGGCCTTCAAGTGCTCCCTCTGCGCTCCTCTTGCTCATTCaaatgcttttactttgaaattgcCACGAGCAAAACAGACCCTGCTGAGCCAAAATGATTATTTCGCgaccacttttatttattgtttttaaagatttctaCAAAGCTACAATGTGCCGCAGCACTGGAACTAAGCGGAGAAAAGAGCAGCCGGAGGAAACCTGTAATAGATGTTTTAGTTAAatgatttgacacttttttttgtagtcCTGCAGTATAATTGCCATCTGTAATTGATGTGGTGTGCCCTGAATGTCACATCTTGACAAACTCATACCATTTACCACCCTAACTTTCACATTCATGTCTACCGATTTGATGAGTCTCTAATGAGGTGTTACTCAAATTTTATTTACTTGCACTACAAAGTAAACTtgaaagcaacattttctgttttttatgaaTCAGTTTACTCACTTTGACCTGCATGCCACTAAAGCAGATCTATTGGTATGCTATAATGTGCACCTGCCATTACTCTTGTGGACTTACACACCTGTTGACCTGACTCGAATAACTTGATCATACATATAATCTTCTTTGCAAACCACTCCGATGTAATGCAGTCTGTCTGTGATAACGAAACGGTGACAGGAGGCCTGGTTGTGCATCAGGGGTGCTGAGCCACGTTGTACGCATCATCAGTGTTTGACACACATCCAGCTCTGTGACACCACCACACTCAGCAGGCCTGTTTGACCTGCACGCACTGCTGTAGGCGTACCTGCTTTTGGATCACAACAAAAGTGGAGGCTCCTTTGACTTCTTGGCATAGTCACGCTCACTCTCAGGTGGATGCTCAGTGAGTATTATGGTCTGTCACCAGTGGACTTGAGCTCCCCTGGAGACcatgtgactgttttttttccttttcttgtctttttaggAGTTGTATATTATGGGATGTATGCTGCCACTGCTGGAGTATTATGGTCTGTCGAGGAGCTCAGGGGAGGGGAGGTGTCACCATGACAACGGGGTTGCTAAGGGGGCTGGGACTGCTCGTGGAAAGGGGAAGGAGTGTGCATGCAATGAGCCTGGTGCATGCATGTCTAGTAGTAGTGGCAGTGTACGTGCGTACGTGCGTGCGCGCGCGTGGTGGAGGGGGGTGGGGGCAGGCTGAGTATTATGGTCTGTCCGTTGCGAGGTAACTATGCAGAGTCCTGTGTGAGTGTGGGAGGGGGGGATTATTATGGGATGTCTGCcccctttgtgtgtttgtgaggatGTTAGCTAAGCTCTGCCTGTAAGGTTgggggagagagaagaggggcACGGAGCAACGTGTTCTGGGTCATTGACggctcatttttttaatttcgcTGATCATTGGTTCAGCCGGCTTTAATGAATGAGCACTAAATGACAACTGCCGCACAAACAGCCTGACTTGTATTTATTCTTGCaccgagagagaaagagagagggagagggagcacACCTCGACCCGGGACTACACAGTAAGTTTCTAATGTGTGAAGGTAGGGTTTCAAtgcttaaacttttttttaatgcattgttttcacaggaCAGGGCGAATCTGTAGCTCATAATTGAAACATGATGGATGCCACACTCAAACTTCATTCACTCCTGTGTAGAAAAATACCTGCAAATCAACATCGGATCATGCCAGAGCATAGATAATCTAGTTATCCAACTTGTTTGAGCACGCAGGTGGTCAATTAGATAATATGTAAATAAGAAGATATGATGAAGGATTagctaccaaccaaccaatgccatttatttatttatttatttccagccCCCTCCCTTCCTGGACACCCCCGGTCCATTCTCCAACAGTCCCACGTCATTTTCCCTCCTCCCTCGCCGACCGAGGAGCAAGGTTTAGGAGGGATTAATTCGACCAGcaagacataaaattaaaccGCTGCGAAAATGTCGGGCAGCGAGGATGAGAGGGAAGACTTTGGAGCCGCGGACGAGCTCTCACTTCTTCACGGTAAGCTCGTTTTTTATCCCTCTGAACAAGAAGCAGAAGAAGGTCCATCTCGCTCTGTGTGACTTGCcgaagctagcgttagcttgaGCTAGCCAGTCCGTCACTCGCCATTATAGACTAGTTAGCTAACTTGTCAAGCAACTGTTTATagtgttgtcttgtatttcttAACCCATTTTATACCGCAAAGCTCCCATGTGTCTTCGCGAGTGTACTCGTGAACTGTCAAAGTTTTAGAGCCGGAGAACAGACAAGTTTCAACCTGTTCATGTTGTGACATTCacggtgtgtttgtgtgtgggtgtgtgcgtgcgtgcacgGACATTTGACAAGTCGTGCCAGTGCGCGTGTCAgctctgccccccccccctccctccccctcctcagcctgcagcagcaaaaaaaaaaacccgtcTCTTCTCACTCTAATGACAGCATGTGTCCCCGCAGGTGAGGAAGAGCCAGAGGATGCTGTCTCCGACTTAGAGGAGGTCCCCAagtcaaagaagaagaagaaagcaaaGAAGAGCAGTCGAGAGAGCAGGACTAGCAAGAGACAGAGACCCGTCCGAGAGGTCAGTTTGACAAAACTTTTCATGTATATCGTTAAAGCTGTGCCTTGGGGACCCCCATCTGATGAGGTTTCTGTCAGATTTGAATTGGTAAACAATTCTGTCAACTCACCACGTGGGGTCACATCTGGAGGTGCACACCAAAACAATAACAAGGGCCCCTTCTACCAATTTACAGGGTTTGTaagggtgcttgaaatccttgaaaatgcttaaatttaaatgttgtattttcaaggtttaaaaagtgcttggattttggataaagtgcttgtaaatgcttgaaattcttactgtatttctcttgcaatcggactgtatccatctatagactatagataatcacatgttcaatgtaaaaaataatgagtagccaatctgaaatgaagaccgttcctcctaaaagtgtaataccattgttGTTGGTGTGGTTTAGTGAAATCTCCCTCTTTTattatgtaagtactcatctaaaacatgcaatttacaaccggcgtaagatactggaaaagcttgaaaattgatcTTGAAAGTCCTTgttaaatgcttgaatttgaccactgctaaagtgtacaaaTCCTGAATTTAGCCCCCACAGACAGCGGAGGGTATTAGCACCAGCCACCAGCTAAATGCTGGTAAAATGTGCAAGTAGTTGCAAGATTTTCTTTACTCaccaaccaaaaaaaataaaacaaaacaataacaaaaacagggaATACATTGAGTGGCTGGTAGATTTtagaataaaaaagttaaatgtcCAATCCAGCCTGGACTTAAATGAAATTGATGCTTTTTCACATCTGCAGATGTTAAAAAACTGATGTTTTGGATTTTGTGAAACAGTATTGCAtccattagaaataaaaaaacccaagtTATTATCATAATTTCTGTGGATATATGATGACAGATCAGCACAATTCCTAAAATTAGAGCTAAAATGAACCATTCAATTTGATAATATTAAATCTGCAGTTATTTTCTCTATTAATCAATCAATGATTTTGCTTATACAATACCTGTAAATTGTGAATAATGTCCAGCATTATATTCCAGATaacaaataattgattattaaatggTTTTCAACTATTTTTCCGTCAGTCGACCAAGAGATTTAGTTActgattttttcaaatataCCTGACATTAGTGAGCCATGTGCTGACTAGTGTAGGTCCATGGCTGAAGGCAGATCTGTGTGACTTTCCACCCAGGCTTCCTCATCCAAATTGTGTGGCataattttcaaattaaaataaaaaggttgaCACTTCAATTTCTAAttgatatgatatataatatctataaaAGCACCGGTGTTTGTGTGATTTGCAAAGTGGCTCTATGTTTTGCAGGAGTTGCCAATCAGCTCCCCAGAGCACCTGATTGCAGTcgaagcagcagagagagatgcAGAAGAGGGAGGTGTGCGGTCAGAGAGTGAAGGAAGTGATTATGCCCCcgggaagaaaaagaagaaacgcTCCAGCTCTGCTAAAGATAAGAAGAAAGGAGGTGCAGCGGCAGAGAAAGGGGGCTCATCCAGCTCAAAGAGCAAACGtaaagaaccagaaccagaagaaGATGAGGATGATGACGATGATTGTCAGGTAAAGATTAATTCAGActcagctgcagagctggagagTAAATTCCTTCAGGGCTAACGTGACAAACTAACCTCCCCTGGCTTTTCTTTTCCTCCCGCTGCAGCCTAAAAGCTCCTCCCAGCTGCTGGAAGCCTGGGGCATGAAAGACATTGACCACGTCTTTACTCAGGAAGACTACAGCTCCCTCACCAACTACAAGGCTTTCAGCCAGTTTGTCAGGTAAGGAGAGAAAGATATTAATGTTTGCCTCTCCATTGTTACCTAAGATGTaaggaaatataaataatcgctttatttctttatttttcttttttgtctcaaGGCCTTTGATTGCAGCCAAGAACCCCAAAATTGCTGTGTCCAAGATGATGACTTTAATGATGGCTAAGTGGAGAGAATTCAGCACCAACAACCCTCTGAAGGTACTGCAATCTTGAACAAGACTGCAAATCTTGtttgtaatgtattgctgttcTCTTGTGAGTTAGACAGTAGAGAGCagagttttttaatgtgctgtgTCCCCCTGTAGGGTTGCGCCACTGCCAATGCGGCCCTTGCAGCTGCCAATGTGGCTGCAGCTGTGGAGAACATGGTGGTGGCAGGGACAGACGGAGGGGCAGAGACCGGTGCTGGCGCTTCACCTGcacctgctcctgctcctgccaCTGCTCCAGCACCTGCTGCGCCCCCAGCAGCCCCGGCACCTCCTCTACGCAAGGCCAAGACCAAAGAGGGCAAAGGTAAAGCAGGAGTCATATGGAACATGGTTGTTGAGCCTAATAGGGACGTCCGGATACTGGAAATGTAGTAGTCGATACAGTAAAACTCCACGATTCTCAAAACCCAGTCCAAACCAAGATTAAAGCTTTTTTGTGACATCCCTAAAGCTTAATATGATAATTGAATGTTAGATGAAGGTTGTTTAATATTAATGAACACTTGAACACTTTAGAATCAAGAGTGTCAGAAACATCTGAACAATAAGCCCTGTCCTCATGCATCTTTGCACACTTTCTGCacactttgtatattattattattattattattatttaaatatccaCAGTTTGCACCATATCACACCACTGTACATTGAGAATATGTTAACCAGAGTCATGGTTGATGAATTCCATGTTTGTGTATGCATACTTGGCCAATAaacctgattctgattctgtaaaaacaacaactacctGCTTAATAAACTTGTATCTGGTCTCAGGTCCCAATGCTCGAAAGAAGTCGAAGCCCACACCCAAGCCTGCACCCAAGCCTAAACCTAAGAAGGTGGCTCCACTCAAGATCAAACTAGGGGGCCTCAGCAGCAAGAGGAAGCGCTCCTCTGTAAGATATTTTGTGCTACTTTTCATTGAATCAAAATATTGTTAATGTAAACAGTTATGTATGTCATTCCCAACGTCCTCTCTCTCACTGTTTCTCTGTCAGAGTGATGAAGATGAACCGGATGTTGACAGCGACTTTGACGACGGGAgcttctctgtgtctgatggCTCCAATCGCAGCAACCGAAAAAAGAAACCCAAGAGTgcgaagaaaaagaagaaaggtgAGCATTGAAATATTGTTGGACAAAGATTTCAGATCGGACAGCAGCTCAAGGTCTAAAGGTTTTTGCTTCAAAAGGCATTTGAAGAGCTTTTCTCCTCATGCGCCAGGTCACTGTACTTGTTTCTTCCTGCTAATCTTCTGTGGGTGTGTTCTCTCAGTGGAGACGGAGGATGGCGATGGCTACGAGACAGACCACCAGGACTACTGTGAGGTGTGCCAGCAGGGAGGAGAGATCATTTTGTGTGACACCTGTCCCAGAGCATATCACATGGTCTGTCTGGACCCGGACATGGAGAAGGCCCCCGAGGGGAAGTGGAGCTGCCCACACTGTGTGAGTGCCTCTCAGTGTTGTGCAGGAAAGACTGTTAGGTCCACTGTTAGAACAGCTGGGCCTGAATCCTGGAGTATAAAGCAGCAGTGCGAAAATTACACCTGTCTGTAAAGTATTGTTGTGTGGAAGTGTTTTATCGGGAAGTCGCAGTGACGGAAAGGGCTGGTTGTTGGGAAATGGACTTTGTTAGCTGTGATTTTGAAAATCTTTATTGTATTCTCCATTTCTCTTTGTCCTCTgctgcccccccaccccccaccccccccaacCGTTTTGCTCATGCTCCCATCTATCCTCTGCTATTCCCCACCACATGTCTCACCGGCCCCCCCATCCCCCATTTCCTCTTCTTGTCCCGCCCCTCCCTCCACTTGGCTTCACATGCGAACATGCACACGCACGTGCACGCAATGCACACACACCCCACCCCTGGCGCTCTTGAAAAATCACCCCGCTCCCCTCCCTTTTTTCCTTTCACTCCGTTCCGCATACCTTCCCTGCCTGTCTGCCCCCCCCGccctcctccccctcacacTCACACCACCTCCCTCTGTCTGTAACTCTGCCaccaggagaaggaggggatCCAGTGGGAGGCCAGGGAAGATCTCTCTGAGGCTGAAGGGGAGGATGAAGAAGACAGGAGGGATGAAGGGGTGGAGGAAGAAGACGACCACCACATTGAGTTCTGCCGGGTTTGCAAGGATGGAGGGGAGCTGCTCTGCTGTGACACCTGCCCCTCCTCCTACCACATCCACTGCCTCAACCCTCCTCTCCCTGAAATCCCCAATGGAGAGTGGATCTGCCCCCGCTGCAAGGTGAGCGCTGTGCACCGGTGCTTGTGAGCTTGCGCGCGCTCACGTGGGTGTGCATGCGAATGCAGATTCCATCTTGTGCACGCCTACAGTGCTTTAGATAAAACATGGCAGCCTTTATTTTGCAGATGTCTCATAAATACCACATTCCTGTGATTATAAAGAACAGAATCTCTTGTCAAGTGCCAAATTGCTTCAGTTCATTAACAAGCACCACATCCTCAATTATTTCCTTCCCTTTCCTACTTCCTGACAGTGTCCACAGATGAAGGGCAAAGTCCAGAAGGTTTTAACATGGCGATGGGGGGAGCCGCCCGCCCCTACGCCTGTCCCTCGGCCTGCTGACCTTCCTGCTGATGCTCCGGATCCCCCTCCACTGGTGGGCCGCAGGGAGAGGGAGTTCTTTGTGAAGTGGTGCAACATGTCCTACTGGCACTGCTCCTGGGTGCTGGAGctacaggtaacacacacacacacacactctgaaacTGTATCCACCTAGTTAAGaatgtgcattttttctttgtacACTCTTCTCGCAAATTGCACACAAACCCAATGGTCCTCCTCTCAACCTCCCTGTTACTGGTCCCCAGTTGGAGCTGAACTGCCAGGTGATGTTCCGTAACTACCAGAGGAAGACTGACATGGACGAACCGCCGCCGGTGGATTTCGGAGGCGAGGGTGatgaaaacaaaagcacaaaGAGGAAGAACAAGGATCCTCTCTTTATCCACATGGAGGAGGAGTTTTACCGCTATGGAGTCAAACTGGAGTGGCTGATGATCCACCGCATCCTCAACCACAGGTAggacacattttaaagacatGGTTCACCTATAAAAAGAAGCACATCCCActgaatttgcatttttttaaatctctgtttAAAGAGATATTCTATTTGGGTTTTAATGTGCCTTTTTATAGTTACTGGTTGTAAAACAGAATTCAGAAAGTATATTTACGAAAACACAAAAGttgatcagtttgaacatactgtctttgtacagttttcaaaaGAGCATATGTCACAAATTATATGCAAATGATCACGTTCTGTTACGTTTTAGACAgtatcccaactttttgggaatctgactttattaattatataatttgGAACTGTACTTTTAATTGTATCAACTTTTTACAGCACAACAAAGTAggacataataacaataaccataatctcaacagacaaaaaaaaaatattttttttagccaCATAGCCAACTTACTTATGCTGGAAGTACAAGTATCAAggataaatcaaacaaaaactgggtgACAGTTGCTTGTATTTTACATATCAAATGTGAAATTgaactaaaattattttaagtttaaaaaagcaAAGACAGCAGTGGAAGCAGTCAACAAGTTGTGTAATCAGTGTTTGCCCCAACACCATGTAACTAACTACCAGGGCAAGCCTACATTGTATGAAGACAAAAATGAACTACTATTATCTAaatcacagtcacacacacctGGAGAGCAAACACAGTAACTGTGCCTTATCATAACTCCATCTTTGTGTGCGTTTTATTTTCATGCTAGTGTTgataaaaagaacaacataCATTACTTGATCAAATGGAGAGATCTGCCCTACGACCAGTCAACATGGGAGAGCGAAGACATGGACATCCCCGAGTTTGACACCTACAAGCAGACATACTGGAACCACAGGTGTGCAGAGACTTACAACATGTTGGATAGGTCTTCTTTTATGTGCACATGAATGCaatctaaaaaatgtgttttgatacCACAAACTGTCATTTCCTTTTAGAGAGCTGATGATGGGTGACGAGGGCAAACCTGTTAAAAAGCTGAAGAAAACAGTCAAAGTCAAGAAGGCAGAGCGTCCACCTGCTAACCCAGTTGTAGATGTAAGTAACTTTGACATTTATTTCCAAATACAGCCTTAGTTATTGGGAATCCTGATGTATGTAGTTTCTTCATTGGGCTCATAAATGATTAATTATAAAATGAAACGTCGCTGTTAAGTGTATTCCCCCTGGCAGAATAAAAGTAGCTTAAATCAGGATGGATGTGGAATTGATATTCTTTTGGTTTCTTCCTTCCAGCCTACCATCAAGTTTGATCGGCAGCCCGACTACCTGGACAGCACAGGAGGCACTCTGCATCCCTACCAGCTGGAGGGGCTGAACTGGCTGAGGTTTTCTTGGGCTCAGGCCACAGACACGATCCTGGCTGATGAGATGGGTTTAGGAAAGACTGTACAGACTGCTGTCTTCCTCTACTCGTTGTACAAGGAGGTAAGAAGAGTTTATTTGATCGTCTTACAAGAACTAAAAGCATTTCTTAGTGATGTTATTTTGTCCAGTCTGCCCTCCCCTGTCAATCAGTGTTAGTGGGTAGGGTTTCAGACATGTGACACACAGTAACTCTGTCCATTTAAGGGGATACGTTCAAAGTAAGGAACTTTATCCTAAAGGCAGGGCAAGACAAATCCAGCTGTTTACATGTCACACGTGTATGGATAATAAAATATTCAATGACAATATGAgttgtgaaaaataaacaaataataagtGTGCATGTGATTAAAAAATGACTCTAGTTATATATTTGAATCTAATTCATTTTTAAGATCTACCATTTTTGTAATGTATGCGTATTGTGCATGAGTTTAACAcctaattatttaaaaattatctttaaaaaatgacaaaattcacACAGGTACAGGTGTTTGCTGATAAGATTTTGATAggattctttttttctgtagaatttttttaatctgcccataaaaaacattttgatattgatataatattagtgtttatttattgataatgttgtatttaaaaaaggaaagaaagtaatgacagaaatgagaaataaatggaaacattttaaacaacctTCATGGCTATTCAAGCATATAATTCAGAGTTTACAAGGTGCATCTGAATGTACCTTGAAGTTCCTGTCGGCACCACAAAAAAAAGCGGTAATAGGTTTTGAAGTGGAGTGAGTAATCCGGAAATATCACATCTGTCTAATAGGTGCAATGCTAATGTAGACCTCAAATGTTGCAAGGCCTATGCTCACAGAATAAAGAGGtgagataaaatattttttaatttattatatattcaaCAAATTGCACATGAATACCCAGTTAATTAAACAGAACTGTGATTAAGAGagattaaaatttaatttgCCCTCCTTGcttcaaaatattttcttctaaacTCAACAAGAACATCtcttgaaacataaaaaaaatatctgtggGAAACAACTTCAATaatgaaatacattaaaatcAAATGCTGCAATTTAAAATAACTGTAATATACTCCATTAAATGATTCAAGGCCCTGACACTCCAACCCAACAAAGTGCAAAGATCTGTAGCATgaggagaaaattaaaatagagTCGGCCCTAAAAATATGTACACCTACAGGGAGTTTCGGTGTTAATACTAAAAACCACCAAAACTCATTACACATaacccatggttttcttgataataaccaaaatcattatcaagaaaaccatggaaaatgtctagatatcagctcttaaattacactcatatgagctatttttgttattattataattgtccaaacaaatgtacctttagttgtaccaggcattaaaatgagcaagaaattgaagaaaacaagggtggtctaataagtttttccatgactgtatgacatCTTTACATGTTAATGTTGACTCTGTCTTCCTGCAACAGGGTCACTCCAAAGGTCCCTTCCTGGTTAGTGCTCCGCTGTCCACCATCATTAACTGGGAGAGAGAGTTTGAGATGTGGGCCCCTGACATGTACGTGGTGACATATGTGGGGGACAAAGACAGCAGGGCTGTCATCAGAGAGAACGAGTTCTCCTTTGAGGGGAACGCCATCCGAGGCGGGAAGAAGGCCTCCAAGATGAAGGTAAGTAAATTGAACAAGATTTCAACcatcagttttagtttgtgGAACTCAATTACCAGTGCTTGAGGCCTTGATAACTGTGTTTCTACTGCTTACCTCATTTGTTCGTCTTATCTAattcccccctctctctgtgcTTTACAGAAAGACTCAACGGTCAAGTTCCACGTCCTGCTGACATCCTATGAGTTGATTACCATTGACCAGGCTGTGCTGGGTTCCATTGAATGGGCCTGTCTGGTTGTGGACGAGGCTCACAGGCTCAAAAACAACCAGTCTAAGGTAATAACATAGAGGTGTTTGTTGATCCTGTGTCATTCTGATgataaaaaatcaatacagtgaccaaaatataaagttatttctCCTCTTCTGCCTGTTTTTTAGTTCTTCCGCGTGTTGAACAACTATCCACTGCAGCACAAGCTGCTGCTGACTGGCACTCCCCTTCAAAACAACCTGGAGGAGCTCTTCCACTTGCTGAACTTCCTGACCCCAGAGAGATTCAAGTCAGTTCTCCAACATGTGGTCACAGCATATGTGGCTATATTGCAAGTACAATGAGAACACCCACCCACACcctatatttatgtattttttctctcccttttttgTCTGCAGTAACCTGGAAGGGTTCCTGGAAGAGTTTGCAGACATTGCCAAAGAGGACCAGATCAAGAAGCTCCATGACATGCTGGGACCACACATGCTCAGGAGGCTGAAGGCCGACGTTttcaaacacatgccttcaaAGACTGAGCTCATTGTTCGAGTGGAGCTGAGCCCCATGCAGAAGTACGTTAAGAGAAGATGTGCAGCACAATATTTAACAGTTAAAGCACACACCAGGGCTAACATTGACTTCTACATCAACACGTGAATGCTGCTCAGCTTTTTTACTTTGGTTGAATgtgcattagggctgggcgatatggaacaAAAGTCTTATTGCGATATATTCAGGCTGTATATCGtgtacgatatatatcctgatatttttattgcaaagtgagagcaaatgttcagtcaaagtcaaatatgacatgtcacaagtagttttactgaaactgtttatttaagtcaacataaatactgtataaaaacaggagttttttaatcaaagctgcataaagtgcacatttaaataaatttaaaaaatcttaaataaaaatagcctatgaaataaaataggctgatctttttctgaaataaatatatttatatgagtaaagaataacgaacattacaaaaaaactaaatatgacaaaccctagtaagggaagcatttataaataaaaaaaggaaaatttgaactatatcgatatgtgatatagtctaatttcatatcacataatatatcgatatattttttatatcgatatcgcccagctctaatgtgcattaattttgtTTAAACCCGTTATTAATGATAAAGATACAGATTAGGTTACTGTAACATTTTCTCATTATCTTTCTCTACATTTTACTAGGAAATACTACAAGTTCATCCTCACACGTAACTTTGAAGCTCTGAACACTCGTGGAGGAGGAAACCAAGTGTCTCTGCTCAACGTCGTGATGGACCTGAAAAAGTGCTGCAATCACCCCTACCTCTTTCCTGCAGCCGCCACAGTACGATCCTAGTCATTTCACACAATTTAATGGGAATAGCAATTTATTCTAGGGGTGCATGTTAACTATGTCCGTATGTTGAAACCTGTCCGATGCAGTCGCTTTAATCATATATCTTCCTCTGACTTTAGGAGGCACCAAAACTTCCAAATGGCATGTATGAGGGCAACGCTCTGACCAAGTCTTCAGGAAAACTGACGCTGCTCCAGAAGATGATGAGGAAGCTGAAGGAGGGAGGCCACAGGGTCCTGGTCTTCTCCCAGATGACCAAAATGCTGGACCTGCTGGAGGACTTCCTGGAGAACGAAGGGTACAAATATGAGAGAATTGATGGAGGAGTCACCGGCAACTTGAGACAGGAGGCCATCGACCGCTTTAATGGTGAGCCATAAACTGCTTGTACTGACTGAAAGCAGCtgctctggtttgctttcagtgttctaatgtttcctttttggttgTTCATCCTCACAGCTCCCGGCGCTCCCCAGTTTGCTTTCCTCCTGTCTACCAGAGCTGGCGGTTTGGGCATTAATCTGGCCTCTGCTGACACTGTCATCATCTACGACTCTGACTGGAACCCCCACAATGACATCCAGGTATGCAAACCCTCTTCGTTAACCTTACATTCATGTCAGCGTGTGTTAGTTTGGATGATAGGTGATTCTATTGTTTGTTTCATGTGTGTGGGTCGTAGGCGTTCAGCAGAGCTCACCGTATCGGCCAGAACAGAAAAGTGATGATTTATCGATTCGTCACCAAAGCCTCTGTGGAGGAGAGGATCACGCAGGTCTGTGAAAACAGACAATATAAGTAATGACACACACCTCTTAAAACTGTATCTGCTATGACTCTGTGATCACCTGCTGTCTGCTTGTTTGTGCTCCACCTTCCTCCCTCCACCAGGTGGCAAAGAAGAAGATGATGCTCACTCATCTGGTGGTGCGACCCGGTCTCGGCTCCAAGACCGGCTCCATGTCCAAGCAGGAGCTCGATGACATCCTCAAGTTTGGAACTGAAGAGCTGTTTAAGGATGAAATCGGAGAGGGTGAGTCGGCCTTAACCCAATGACGGATTTAAGATCCAGTATGAATTCTGTCAATCatttgaataaagtgattcatctgat contains:
- the chd4b gene encoding chromodomain-helicase-DNA-binding protein 4 isoform X1, encoding MSGSEDEREDFGAADELSLLHGEEEPEDAVSDLEEVPKSKKKKKAKKSSRESRTSKRQRPVREELPISSPEHLIAVEAAERDAEEGGVRSESEGSDYAPGKKKKKRSSSAKDKKKGGAAAEKGGSSSSKSKRKEPEPEEDEDDDDDCQPKSSSQLLEAWGMKDIDHVFTQEDYSSLTNYKAFSQFVRPLIAAKNPKIAVSKMMTLMMAKWREFSTNNPLKGCATANAALAAANVAAAVENMVVAGTDGGAETGAGASPAPAPAPATAPAPAAPPAAPAPPLRKAKTKEGKGPNARKKSKPTPKPAPKPKPKKVAPLKIKLGGLSSKRKRSSSDEDEPDVDSDFDDGSFSVSDGSNRSNRKKKPKSAKKKKKVETEDGDGYETDHQDYCEVCQQGGEIILCDTCPRAYHMVCLDPDMEKAPEGKWSCPHCEKEGIQWEAREDLSEAEGEDEEDRRDEGVEEEDDHHIEFCRVCKDGGELLCCDTCPSSYHIHCLNPPLPEIPNGEWICPRCKCPQMKGKVQKVLTWRWGEPPAPTPVPRPADLPADAPDPPPLVGRREREFFVKWCNMSYWHCSWVLELQLELNCQVMFRNYQRKTDMDEPPPVDFGGEGDENKSTKRKNKDPLFIHMEEEFYRYGVKLEWLMIHRILNHSVDKKNNIHYLIKWRDLPYDQSTWESEDMDIPEFDTYKQTYWNHRELMMGDEGKPVKKLKKTVKVKKAERPPANPVVDPTIKFDRQPDYLDSTGGTLHPYQLEGLNWLRFSWAQATDTILADEMGLGKTVQTAVFLYSLYKEGHSKGPFLVSAPLSTIINWEREFEMWAPDMYVVTYVGDKDSRAVIRENEFSFEGNAIRGGKKASKMKKDSTVKFHVLLTSYELITIDQAVLGSIEWACLVVDEAHRLKNNQSKFFRVLNNYPLQHKLLLTGTPLQNNLEELFHLLNFLTPERFNNLEGFLEEFADIAKEDQIKKLHDMLGPHMLRRLKADVFKHMPSKTELIVRVELSPMQKKYYKFILTRNFEALNTRGGGNQVSLLNVVMDLKKCCNHPYLFPAAATEAPKLPNGMYEGNALTKSSGKLTLLQKMMRKLKEGGHRVLVFSQMTKMLDLLEDFLENEGYKYERIDGGVTGNLRQEAIDRFNAPGAPQFAFLLSTRAGGLGINLASADTVIIYDSDWNPHNDIQAFSRAHRIGQNRKVMIYRFVTKASVEERITQVAKKKMMLTHLVVRPGLGSKTGSMSKQELDDILKFGTEELFKDEIGEGDNKEDDSSVIHYDDHAIDRLLDRNQDATDDTELQSMNEYLSSFKVAQYVVKDEDDEEEEVEREVIKQEESVDPDYWEKLLRHHYEQQQEDLARNLGKGKRTRKPVNYNDGSQEDRGIRQDWQEDQSDNQSDYSVASEEGDEDFDERTEANARRPNRKGLRNDRDKPLPPLLARVGGNIEVLGFNARQRKAFLNAVMRYGMPPQDAFTNQWLVRDLRGKSEKEFKAYVSLFMRHLCEPGADGAETFADGVPREGLSRQHVLTRIGVMSLIRKKVQEFEHVNGQWSMPWMAELEENKRAAALAAGEDPKTPSTGTPADTQPNTPVPEDLTKSEDKEDMKKEAEDGKGAKKAEDPEIIEIPDESEKSPVEKKEEEVDSAAGKEEKEKETGNGDEGKEKEADDTNKEKEEKDETSETEKDTPAEVKGEGSEGKNDSEEDKTKAEEGKDEKMDTSSPTDEKKEQKEEKDAVKTDESGKLQNGENTKEGATAAAVVNVSEEKKKATKQRFMFNIADGGFTELHSLWQNEERAATVTKKTFEIWHRRHDYWLLAGIIQHGYARWQDVQNDVRFAILNEPFKGEMSRGNFLEIKNKFLARRFKLLEQALVIEEQLRRAAYLNMTEDPAHPSMALNTRFSEVECLAESHQHLSKESMSGNKPANAVLHKVLKQLEELLSDMKADVTRLPATIARIPPVAVRLQMSERNILSRLASRGPEVTAQNQSQTSQQMQVQR